The sequence CGACTAGAAGACACTTACGAATTTGGCCACAACTGGCCACTTGGCGCCGAAGTACCCCTTTCCGTTCTGGTAAACGTTGCAGGCCGCATTCCTCGCCAGCTTCCACAGGTCGCCGGTGGTCTTGATCGCCGGTTCGGCGTACGGCGGGACATTCACCTCCGCCCACTTGTAGCCCCTTGCTCCGGCACCCATGACCGTGTACCAGGTCTTCTGCACATGCGGCAGCACTCCGGCGTTCTTCAGCACCTTGCCGGTGGCCGATTTCTCGAACACCCCCTTGCCGTTGACCTCGGTGTCGTAGTACAGAGCTCCGGCAATCAGGGCGATGATGAAAATGCTGCCCAACGTCCACTTGCAGCATCCGCATTTCTTTTTCTGTGCCGCAGCATTCTGTTTGTTCTTCTTCTGCTGCGCGCTGCTCTTCTCCTGGACGCTCTTTAAGGTACAAAAGTCATAAAGTCAATAAGAATTTCGAACTGGGGGAATTTAATTTGGTCGCCTTTTTTAATTGAGTCGCTGTGTTTACCTTTTTGGCGGCCGGCGCTGGTTTGCCACCCTGTTTGTTACTTTTCGGTTTAACCTGAGCCATTTTCTAATTAATTTCACTTAGTTTCGAGTATTTCTAGATTATTTCAGCTGTTCACAAGAGAAGTTGAATTAATTATTGTGTTTATCATTGCAATTGTGTTGCTAAAAAGAATGACGGGCCTTTGAGAGCTTTTAAACCGAGCTTTTTTTTGCGACTGCTAAAAAGATTGCGTTGGAATGCTTTGCGGGATAAGAGCGCGATGACCTAAGATGCGAGAATAAGCTAAAACCGCGAGAGGGGATAATTAAAAGTTTTAAGTACGTATACTCGGACAAATTTGTCCAGATactaaaaattaaatcttTTTTCTAAACCTAGcgttttataacttttttaaTGTCCCATTTTATGAAACTACTAATTTTAAAATAGGCTTCAAGATTTTTGGCAGAATAACTTGTAGATGAgattaagttttattttatcgaTATAGAACATTATATAACTATTTTAATTGTACTTGTgtatttaaatactttttgaTTTTGAAGATAGACTGACAATTCTTTTTGTGACCTTCTATATTTCTCTTATTTGAGGTTCTAGGGCTAGtgataaagaaaataaaatagaaggcctatcttaaaatattttttaaatgtttgtcTGTACAAAAGAGTTCGATGAACCTCACCCTATGGCCTCAAAATTTCTTTGTTTTCGTTTCCGAGTAAAAGAAAGAAAGGTAGATAATGAAGAACATTTTAGAAGGCCGGTGAGAATCAGGGTCACAGTGGTCATGCCACGTGTTGAAGCAGCCTAAATTGGGAAGGCCAGAGcgttttcttctttttttgttgGACCTCGGAATTCGCAATCGTGGCGTTGGATGAATTTCAGGTAAGAGTGCCAAACTGCACCACTGTGCAGTGAGAGTGAGAGTGGGAAGAGAAGAGAAGAGGGGAGAAGACGAGAGTGCGCACAATCGGCGAGAGGGAGGGGTGCGGGCGGCGGATAGCCAatcgcagctggaacacatcAGTCAATAGGAAAATACAAATAAGAGTCTGATCACCAAAAAATTGGGCGTGCTGATAAGAACTTGTGGCCTGATAAATCGAGATTTATGATCCCATGATGCCCTAATCTCTCTTTTCGAAAGCAACACGTCCGCTCGGAGAAATTTAGCGGCAACTGGAACCCGCATGGCAACGCTATGGGAAAAGTGCAGTTATAGCTGCCACCAATACCAATACGGGTGCAGAGGGGCGCACGCATACACAACAGTTAATGATGACACGCACACACCTACGGCCGAAACGCACTTTGCACTGCTtaaataacaacaacaactggAGCGACAACGCGATAATTAAGGTGCGGACCATTAATTTATGCTCACTGTCGATGAAAAGCTAGTTGAAATTGAGAGAAATTACGGGCGAATGCCGGCTAGCTTTTGCTGTCTCTTTCTCGCAGCGACGTCGCGTTGGCAGCGTCCCCTCTGAACTTTTGTTTGGTTATCAGCTAATCCTTGGAGGTTTTCTGCCTAATAGgtagtttttggaccagcTGCACTGTTTAACTAGCCCAAGTCATTCTTTTTAGCACCGATTGCAATTAATTATTCACTTTTGGTTGTCAGTTGAACAAACTTATACCTTCGTTTTTTTTCACGAAAGCGATGTGACCAGACTAGGAAATGGAATTGTCCATCACCAGCGATAGAGACCCTAACAGTGTGGCCAGATGTGTAATAAAATGCGCGAAACATTCAAATCTATCCACACCGTTCCAGATTTCAATTTCGcgaaattttcactttttacTCGTTCTTTAACCGAAATGTATTAATAAACGCGCATATTCGC is a genomic window of Drosophila suzukii chromosome 2L, CBGP_Dsuzu_IsoJpt1.0, whole genome shotgun sequence containing:
- the Tmem214 gene encoding uncharacterized protein Tmem214 isoform X2 encodes the protein MAQVKPKSNKQGGKPAPAAKKSVQEKSSAQQKKNKQNAAAQKKKCGCCKWTLGSIFIIALIAGALYYDTEVNGKGVFEKSATGKVLKNAGVLPHVQKTWYTVMGAGARGYKWAEVNVPPYAEPAIKTTGDLWKLARNAACNVYQNGKGYFGAKWPVVAKFIDQYVPNLSAKIEAFAAGVSDFAVSSYEKSAVLIKEKVLVGRLSPENINLALNQTRNAALEYYNQFHKKVDAYAKLK